A DNA window from Ornithinimicrobium humiphilum contains the following coding sequences:
- a CDS encoding AAA family ATPase: MSAADVLADPASLSAGLASTGYLADEGLATVAWLAHALQRPLLLEGEPGTGKTALAESLASLLDVPLVRLQCYEGIEASQALYDWDFPRQILHLRAVETAAVAGGAARALSGTDLEADLFDERFLLARPVLRALREAPCVLLVDEVDRADDEFEAFLLEVLSTWTVTIPELGTVRAGTPPYVVLTSNRTRELHDALKRRCLYHWIEHPGLERELEIVRTRLPEVDAALAEQVVAVVHRLRDDEGLVKPPGVAETLDWARALHALGASRLDPETAARTLGAAVKYREDAERVRVALDRALTP; encoded by the coding sequence ATGAGCGCCGCCGACGTCCTCGCCGATCCCGCGTCCCTGAGCGCCGGGCTGGCCTCGACCGGCTACCTGGCCGACGAGGGCCTGGCCACGGTGGCGTGGCTGGCGCACGCGCTGCAGCGCCCGTTGCTCCTGGAGGGCGAGCCGGGCACGGGCAAGACCGCCCTGGCCGAGTCGCTGGCCTCGCTGCTCGACGTGCCGCTGGTGCGTCTGCAGTGCTACGAGGGGATCGAGGCGAGCCAGGCGCTCTACGACTGGGACTTCCCGCGCCAGATCCTGCACCTCCGCGCGGTCGAGACCGCCGCCGTCGCGGGTGGCGCGGCGCGCGCGCTGTCGGGCACGGACCTGGAGGCCGACCTCTTCGACGAGCGCTTCCTGCTCGCCCGCCCCGTGCTGCGGGCACTGCGCGAGGCGCCCTGCGTCCTGCTCGTCGACGAGGTGGACCGGGCCGACGACGAGTTCGAGGCCTTCCTGCTCGAGGTGCTCTCCACCTGGACCGTGACGATCCCCGAGCTGGGCACCGTCCGCGCGGGAACGCCGCCCTACGTCGTGCTCACGTCCAACCGCACCCGCGAGCTGCACGACGCGCTCAAGCGCCGCTGCCTCTACCACTGGATCGAGCACCCCGGCCTGGAGCGCGAGCTGGAGATCGTCCGGACCCGGCTGCCCGAGGTGGACGCGGCCCTCGCCGAGCAGGTCGTCGCCGTCGTGCACCGGCTGCGCGACGACGAGGGCCTGGTCAAGCCGCCCGGGGTGGCCGAGACGCTGGACTGGGCGCGTGCGCTGCACGCCCTCGGCGCCAGCCGGCTGGATCCCGAGACGGCCGCCCGCACGCTGGGCGCCGCGGTGAAGTACCGCGAGGACGCCGAGCGCGTGCGGGTGGCCCTGGACCGGGCGCTCACGCCCTGA